In Herbaspirillum sp. WKF16, one genomic interval encodes:
- a CDS encoding TonB-dependent receptor, which produces MTKRNKAATAALVLAACQGWNAAHAAEGDGLNQVEVTGNYDNSVGSSSAASQGTVNGALIANRPTLRTGEILEFVPGMIVTQHSGDGKANQYFLRGFNLDHGTDFATYIDGMPVNMRTHAHGQGYTDINFLIPELVERIDYKKGPYFADEGDFASAGAAHLRLANTLPQGIASLSAGAHGYQRAVLADSFAAGNGKLLYGLEVTRNNGPWDNAEAERKYSGALRYSAGTRADGYEITAMAYSNRWNSSDQIPQRAVQSGQVGRFGAIDPSDGGNTSRLSLSYAMHKRDADGLFQMNAYLVQSKLDLYNDFTYFLANPGGGDQFHQSEKRRMAGFDANQTWFGKLGAMDMTNKLGLQGRYDWLSPVALYNTTAREQTGVVSQSNVREGSIGAYAENTVQWADKFRTIAGVRYDAYRFNVNSSIAGNSGSAGDHIASPKLSLIFGPWAQTEYFINYGTGFHSNDARGTTQTRLPNGDPASPVTPLVRTKGYEVGARTEIVPGLQSSLSLWRLDIDSELVFVGDAGETQASRASKRYGVEWNNHYIASAWLMFDIDLAASRARYAQDDPAGNYIPGSIDKVASFGVTLTDLGRWSGAFQLRYFGPRPLIEDNSVRSQSTTLAYARVAYKIDARTRVGLDIFNLFNRKASDIDYYYPSRLPGEATDGVNDMHFHPVEPRTLRLTLTRNF; this is translated from the coding sequence ATGACAAAGCGCAACAAGGCGGCGACGGCCGCACTGGTCCTGGCGGCCTGCCAGGGATGGAACGCCGCCCACGCGGCGGAGGGGGACGGCCTGAACCAGGTCGAGGTGACAGGCAACTACGACAATTCGGTGGGCAGCTCCAGCGCCGCCAGCCAGGGCACGGTCAACGGCGCCCTGATCGCCAATCGGCCCACGCTGCGCACCGGCGAGATCCTGGAGTTCGTGCCCGGCATGATCGTCACCCAGCACAGCGGCGACGGCAAGGCCAACCAGTATTTCCTGCGCGGCTTCAACCTCGACCACGGCACCGATTTCGCCACCTACATCGACGGCATGCCGGTCAACATGCGCACGCACGCGCACGGCCAGGGCTACACCGACATCAACTTCCTGATCCCGGAGCTGGTGGAGCGCATCGACTACAAGAAAGGCCCCTACTTCGCCGACGAGGGCGACTTCGCCTCGGCCGGCGCGGCCCACCTGCGGCTGGCCAATACCCTGCCGCAGGGTATCGCCTCGCTCTCGGCGGGCGCGCACGGCTACCAGCGCGCGGTGCTGGCGGACTCCTTCGCTGCCGGCAATGGCAAGCTGCTGTACGGGCTGGAAGTCACCCGCAACAACGGCCCCTGGGACAATGCCGAGGCCGAGCGCAAGTACAGCGGCGCCCTGCGCTACAGCGCAGGCACCCGCGCCGACGGCTACGAGATCACGGCCATGGCCTACAGCAATCGCTGGAACTCCAGCGACCAGATCCCGCAGCGCGCGGTGCAAAGCGGCCAGGTCGGGCGCTTCGGCGCGATCGATCCGAGCGACGGCGGCAACACTTCGCGCTTGAGCCTGTCCTATGCGATGCACAAGCGCGATGCGGACGGCCTGTTCCAGATGAACGCCTACCTGGTGCAATCGAAGCTGGACCTCTACAACGACTTCACCTACTTCCTCGCCAACCCGGGCGGCGGCGACCAGTTCCACCAGAGCGAGAAGCGCCGCATGGCCGGCTTCGACGCCAACCAGACCTGGTTCGGCAAACTGGGGGCGATGGACATGACCAACAAGCTCGGCCTGCAGGGCCGCTACGACTGGCTCTCGCCGGTGGCGCTCTATAACACCACGGCGCGCGAGCAGACCGGCGTGGTCAGCCAGAGCAACGTGCGCGAAGGCAGCATCGGCGCCTACGCCGAGAACACCGTGCAGTGGGCCGACAAGTTCCGCACCATCGCCGGGGTGCGCTACGACGCCTATCGCTTCAACGTCAACAGTAGCATCGCCGGCAACTCCGGCAGCGCCGGCGACCACATCGCCTCGCCCAAGCTGTCGCTGATCTTCGGCCCCTGGGCGCAGACCGAGTACTTCATCAACTACGGCACCGGCTTCCACAGCAACGACGCGCGCGGCACGACCCAGACCCGCCTGCCCAACGGCGACCCGGCCTCGCCAGTGACGCCCCTGGTGCGCACCAAGGGCTACGAGGTCGGCGCGCGCACCGAGATCGTGCCGGGCCTGCAGAGTTCGCTCTCGCTGTGGCGGCTGGATATCGACTCCGAGCTGGTGTTCGTCGGCGATGCCGGCGAGACCCAGGCCAGCCGCGCCAGCAAGCGCTACGGCGTGGAGTGGAACAACCACTACATCGCCAGCGCCTGGCTGATGTTCGACATCGACCTGGCGGCCTCGCGCGCCCGCTACGCGCAGGACGATCCGGCCGGCAACTACATTCCGGGATCGATCGACAAGGTGGCCTCCTTCGGCGTGACGCTGACCGACCTGGGCCGCTGGTCGGGCGCCTTCCAGTTGCGCTACTTCGGCCCGCGGCCGCTGATCGAGGACAACAGCGTGCGTTCGCAATCGACCACCCTGGCCTACGCGCGCGTGGCTTACAAAATCGACGCCAGGACCCGCGTCGGCCTGGACATCTTCAACCTGTTCAACCGCAAGGCCAGCGACATCGATTACTACTACCCGTCGCGCCTGCCGGGCGAAGCCACCGACGGCGTCAACGACATGCACTTCCATCCGGTGGAGCCGCGCACGTTGCGGCTGACGCTGACGCGCAATTTCTGA
- a CDS encoding ABC transporter ATP-binding protein translates to MANVSIENLRKTYDGRADVLAGLNLDIRDGEFCVLVGPSGCGKSTLLRMLCGLEDISGGQLAIGGKVVNHLPPAERGIAMVFQSYALYPHMTVYKNMAFGLKVAGSSKSEIDERIRHAAGILKIDHLLQRLPRELSGGQRQRVAIGRAIVRKPRLFLFDEPLSNLDAALRVQTRLEIAKLHKQLGATIVYVTHDQVEAMTLGDKIVVMHEGRIQQAGTPLELYQQPQNLFVAGFIGSPKMNFLPATVAEASADGLLLEIAGGARLRAEVAPGATRAGDQVTLGLRAEQIRENGDGPERLGGTVNLVEHLGEANFIYLTLDGGQDIVVRGDGNRNVEIGQRLALSADSHAFHVFAADGQALPRLKPGNLQSSRRH, encoded by the coding sequence ATGGCAAACGTAAGCATAGAAAACCTGCGCAAGACCTACGACGGCCGCGCCGATGTCCTGGCCGGACTGAACCTCGACATCCGCGACGGCGAATTCTGCGTGCTGGTCGGGCCCTCGGGCTGCGGCAAGTCGACGCTGCTGCGCATGCTGTGCGGCCTGGAAGACATCAGCGGCGGCCAGCTGGCCATCGGCGGCAAGGTGGTCAACCACTTGCCGCCGGCCGAACGCGGCATCGCCATGGTGTTCCAGAGCTATGCGCTGTATCCGCACATGACGGTGTACAAGAACATGGCCTTCGGCCTGAAGGTGGCCGGCAGCAGCAAGAGCGAGATCGACGAGCGCATCCGCCACGCCGCCGGCATCCTGAAGATCGACCACCTGCTGCAGCGGCTGCCGCGCGAACTCTCCGGCGGCCAGCGCCAGCGCGTGGCGATCGGCCGCGCCATCGTGCGCAAGCCGCGCCTGTTCCTGTTCGACGAGCCTCTCTCCAACCTCGACGCCGCGCTGCGCGTGCAGACCCGGCTGGAGATCGCCAAGCTGCACAAGCAGCTGGGGGCCACCATCGTCTACGTCACCCACGACCAGGTCGAGGCGATGACGCTGGGCGACAAGATCGTGGTGATGCACGAGGGCCGCATCCAGCAGGCCGGCACGCCGCTGGAGCTGTACCAGCAGCCGCAGAACCTGTTCGTGGCCGGCTTCATCGGCTCGCCGAAAATGAACTTCCTGCCGGCCACCGTGGCCGAAGCATCGGCCGACGGATTGTTGCTGGAGATCGCCGGCGGCGCGCGCCTGCGGGCCGAGGTGGCGCCCGGCGCCACGCGCGCCGGCGACCAGGTGACGCTGGGCCTGCGCGCCGAGCAGATCCGCGAGAACGGCGACGGCCCGGAGCGCCTGGGCGGCACGGTGAACCTGGTCGAGCACCTGGGCGAGGCCAACTTCATCTACCTGACGCTGGACGGCGGGCAAGACATCGTGGTGCGCGGCGACGGCAACCGCAACGTGGAGATCGGCCAGCGCCTGGCGCTCTCGGCCGACAGCCACGCCTTCCACGTGTTCGCCGCCGACGGCCAGGCGCTGCCCCGCCTGAAGCCGGGCAACCTGCAATCGTCGCGGCGGCACTGA
- the nagA gene encoding N-acetylglucosamine-6-phosphate deacetylase, whose product MNSIDNIHGNVLTPQGWVSGDIVFDERIRSIEGRPLRREPRIIDEGDYILPGFIDLHVHGGGGRDVMEGGDAVDTLTRLHARHGTTSLLATTMTAPLDELERALKAVGAACRERAAGRARILGVHLEGPYINPGKLGAQPDFAIEASLEQVDYLNSLAPLKLITIAPEVDGHLKLVCKLANRGLKVQIGHTLGSYDDGVAALAHGASGFTHLFNAMSGFHHREPGMAGAALAHAKYAELIPDLLHVHPGAIRAALRAIPRLYCVTDSTAAAGMPDGDYALGRQVVHKCAGGVRLDDGTLAGSILTMDQALRNLVSLGLDVAEASLRTSTYPADYLGLADRGRLTAGCHADIIVMDRQFAIKAVYVEGEKIDLADA is encoded by the coding sequence ATGAACTCCATCGACAACATCCATGGCAACGTGCTGACCCCGCAAGGCTGGGTCAGCGGCGACATCGTCTTTGACGAGCGCATCCGCTCCATCGAAGGGCGTCCGCTGCGGCGCGAGCCGCGCATCATCGACGAGGGCGACTACATCCTGCCCGGCTTCATCGACCTGCACGTGCACGGCGGCGGCGGGCGCGACGTGATGGAAGGCGGCGACGCGGTCGATACCCTGACCCGGCTGCATGCGCGCCACGGCACCACCAGCCTCTTGGCCACCACCATGACGGCGCCGCTGGACGAGCTGGAGCGCGCACTCAAGGCGGTCGGCGCGGCCTGCCGCGAACGCGCCGCCGGCCGCGCGCGCATCCTCGGCGTGCACCTGGAAGGACCCTACATCAATCCCGGCAAGCTGGGCGCGCAGCCCGACTTCGCCATCGAGGCATCACTGGAACAGGTCGACTACCTCAACAGCCTGGCGCCCCTGAAGCTGATCACCATCGCGCCGGAAGTCGACGGCCACCTGAAGCTGGTCTGCAAGCTGGCCAACCGCGGCCTGAAGGTGCAGATCGGCCATACGCTGGGCAGCTACGACGACGGCGTGGCGGCGCTGGCGCACGGCGCCTCGGGCTTCACCCATTTGTTCAACGCGATGAGCGGCTTCCACCATCGCGAGCCCGGCATGGCCGGCGCCGCACTGGCCCACGCCAAGTACGCCGAACTGATTCCCGACCTGCTGCACGTGCATCCCGGCGCCATCCGCGCCGCGCTGCGCGCCATCCCGCGCCTGTACTGCGTGACCGACTCCACCGCCGCGGCCGGGATGCCCGACGGCGACTACGCGCTGGGCCGCCAGGTGGTGCACAAGTGCGCCGGCGGCGTGCGCCTGGACGACGGCACGCTGGCCGGCAGCATCCTGACCATGGACCAGGCGCTGCGCAACCTGGTGTCGCTGGGCCTGGACGTGGCCGAAGCCTCGCTGCGCACCTCGACCTATCCGGCCGACTATCTCGGCCTGGCCGATCGCGGCCGCCTCACCGCCGGCTGCCATGCCGACATCATCGTGATGGACCGGCAATTCGCCATCAAGGCCGTTTATGTGGAAGGAGAAAAGATTGACCTCGCCGATGCCTGA
- a CDS encoding SIS domain-containing protein, with the protein MLKEARSAADHVAVQLTRERERYAELGRRLRAAPPSGIVTVARGSSDHAAGYCAYLTMARLGHIVASLPMSLVTLNRAPLIARNALAIAISQSGQSPDVVEPIRYFREGGATTVALVNNADSPLARAAEWSIPLHAGIESSVAATKSFIASLVAGALFAGHWQDDSAFLQALDRLPDALRSAADCDWSTAVESLSGSDRIMVVGRGIGFPLALEAALKCKETCAIQAEAFSGAEIKHGPMALIDDGYPLLMFAVRGPSQAGMVQLADEMRHRGAKVLLAAPADIPQRDLTLPVAATPDLDPIVAIQAFYVMAAQLSAARGMDADRPRHLNKVTRTS; encoded by the coding sequence ATGCTCAAGGAAGCGCGCTCGGCCGCCGACCACGTGGCCGTGCAGCTCACGCGCGAGCGCGAACGCTACGCCGAACTGGGACGCCGGCTGCGCGCCGCGCCGCCCTCCGGCATCGTCACCGTGGCGCGCGGCAGCTCCGACCACGCGGCCGGCTATTGCGCCTACCTGACCATGGCGCGCCTGGGCCACATCGTGGCCTCGCTGCCGATGTCGCTGGTGACGCTGAACCGCGCGCCGCTGATCGCCAGGAACGCGCTAGCCATCGCCATCTCGCAGTCGGGCCAGAGCCCGGACGTGGTGGAGCCGATCCGTTATTTCCGCGAGGGCGGCGCCACCACGGTGGCGCTGGTCAACAACGCCGACTCGCCGCTGGCGCGGGCCGCCGAGTGGAGCATCCCGCTGCATGCCGGCATCGAGTCCAGCGTGGCGGCCACCAAGAGCTTCATCGCCAGCCTGGTGGCCGGCGCCCTGTTCGCCGGCCACTGGCAGGACGACAGCGCCTTCCTGCAGGCGCTGGACCGCCTGCCCGACGCCTTGCGGAGCGCCGCCGACTGCGACTGGTCGACCGCCGTGGAGTCCTTGTCCGGCAGCGACCGCATCATGGTGGTGGGACGCGGCATCGGCTTCCCGCTGGCGCTGGAAGCGGCGCTCAAGTGCAAGGAGACCTGCGCCATCCAGGCCGAGGCCTTCAGCGGCGCCGAGATCAAGCACGGCCCGATGGCCCTGATCGACGATGGCTATCCGCTCTTGATGTTCGCCGTGCGCGGCCCCAGCCAGGCCGGCATGGTGCAGCTGGCCGACGAGATGCGCCACCGCGGCGCCAAGGTGCTGCTGGCGGCGCCCGCCGACATCCCGCAGCGCGACCTGACGCTGCCGGTGGCGGCCACGCCCGACCTCGACCCCATCGTCGCGATCCAGGCCTTCTACGTGATGGCGGCGCAGCTGTCGGCGGCGCGCGGTATGGACGCCGACCGCCCGCGCCACCTCAACAAGGTGACCCGGACCAGCTAG
- a CDS encoding carbohydrate ABC transporter permease → MKKVRAWQLLVFLAPAVIIYSMFSALPLADTLRLGFYTSNDAGVRSFVGLDNYRTILFDPDWSAAFWNAMWNNIKFFCIHMALQNPIGLLLATLFSLKGLRGARTYRTLIFLPTLLSVVIIGFIWQLILSPLWGVGEKLMGLVGLADWFGPWLGQESTALLTLSLISVWQYIGIPMMLIYAALLAVPDEVLEAAHAEGASGLRIFWQIKLPLIYPTLGLVTILTFVANFNAFDLIYSVKGALAGPNYSADLLGTYFYRTFFGYQAQIGSPTMGAAVATLMFLVILAGVGAYFVMVQRRLTRYAL, encoded by the coding sequence GTGAAAAAAGTCCGCGCATGGCAGCTGCTGGTATTTCTCGCGCCTGCCGTCATCATCTACTCCATGTTCAGCGCCCTGCCCCTGGCCGATACGCTGCGCCTGGGCTTCTACACCAGCAACGACGCCGGTGTGCGCAGCTTCGTCGGCCTCGACAACTACCGCACCATCCTGTTCGATCCCGACTGGTCGGCCGCCTTCTGGAACGCGATGTGGAACAACATCAAGTTCTTCTGCATCCACATGGCGCTGCAAAACCCGATCGGCCTGCTGCTGGCGACGCTGTTCAGCCTCAAGGGCCTGCGCGGCGCGCGCACCTACCGCACGCTGATCTTCCTGCCGACCTTGCTGTCGGTGGTGATCATCGGCTTCATCTGGCAGCTGATCCTCTCGCCGCTGTGGGGCGTGGGCGAGAAACTGATGGGACTGGTCGGCCTGGCCGACTGGTTCGGCCCCTGGCTGGGACAGGAATCGACCGCGCTCCTGACGCTGTCGCTGATCTCGGTGTGGCAATACATCGGCATCCCGATGATGCTGATCTACGCGGCGCTGCTGGCGGTGCCAGATGAGGTGCTGGAGGCGGCGCACGCCGAAGGCGCGAGCGGCCTGCGCATCTTCTGGCAGATCAAGCTGCCGCTGATCTACCCGACGCTGGGGCTGGTGACCATCCTGACCTTCGTGGCCAACTTCAACGCCTTCGACCTGATCTACTCGGTCAAGGGCGCGCTGGCCGGCCCCAACTATTCGGCCGACCTGCTGGGCACCTACTTCTACCGCACCTTCTTCGGCTACCAGGCGCAGATCGGCAGCCCGACCATGGGCGCGGCCGTGGCAACGCTGATGTTCCTGGTGATCCTGGCCGGCGTGGGCGCCTACTTCGTCATGGTGCAGCGGCGCCTGACCCGCTACGCGCTATAA
- a CDS encoding BadF/BadG/BcrA/BcrD ATPase family protein: protein MASIDYLIGVDGGGTKTLVRLARPDRRVLAQASGPGSALRNGPGAAWNVIVAAIGQAFANAGLPLAPDASLAVGIGIAGYNVAQWAADFRACAPGFGALEIANDGVTTLLGAHEGRAGAVIAVGTGTIGIAADIDGRQRVVDGWGFPTGDDGSGAWIGMRAVHHAQLALDGRAARGPMTEAVLALCREEAAADDAQDERAALLDWLSLADQAAFARVARPVVANAGGDAAARGLLQAAAAEIALMAETLDPSRRLPLALSGGLAAALQPYLDARLRQRIVPARSDAADGALLLAQRAMQSSKQ, encoded by the coding sequence ATGGCATCCATCGACTACCTGATCGGCGTGGACGGCGGCGGCACCAAGACCCTGGTGCGGCTGGCCCGCCCCGACCGCCGCGTGCTGGCCCAGGCCTCCGGCCCCGGCTCGGCGCTGCGCAATGGCCCGGGCGCCGCCTGGAACGTCATCGTCGCCGCCATCGGCCAAGCCTTCGCCAACGCCGGCCTGCCGCTGGCGCCTGACGCCAGCCTGGCGGTGGGCATCGGCATCGCCGGCTACAACGTGGCGCAGTGGGCGGCCGACTTCCGCGCCTGCGCCCCCGGCTTCGGCGCGCTGGAGATCGCCAATGACGGCGTGACCACCCTGCTGGGCGCGCACGAAGGCCGCGCCGGCGCGGTGATCGCAGTGGGCACCGGCACCATCGGCATCGCCGCCGACATCGACGGCCGCCAGCGCGTGGTGGACGGCTGGGGCTTCCCCACCGGCGACGACGGCAGCGGCGCCTGGATCGGCATGCGCGCCGTGCACCACGCCCAGCTGGCGCTGGACGGACGCGCCGCGCGCGGCCCGATGACCGAGGCGGTGCTGGCGCTGTGCCGCGAGGAAGCTGCCGCCGACGACGCCCAGGACGAGCGCGCCGCGCTGCTCGACTGGCTGTCGCTGGCCGACCAGGCCGCCTTCGCGCGGGTGGCGCGCCCGGTGGTGGCCAACGCCGGCGGCGACGCCGCCGCGCGCGGCCTGCTGCAGGCCGCCGCCGCCGAGATCGCGCTGATGGCCGAGACGCTCGATCCGTCGCGGCGCCTGCCGCTGGCGCTGTCGGGCGGACTGGCCGCGGCGCTGCAACCGTATCTCGATGCGCGGCTGCGCCAGCGCATCGTCCCGGCCCGTTCCGACGCCGCCGACGGCGCGCTGCTGCTGGCGCAGCGCGCCATGCAATCCAGCAAGCAATGA
- a CDS encoding carbohydrate ABC transporter permease, translated as MPTSSTPYTGQASPAAPPTLAQRSFGAAGHLWVHFVLCIYAVIALFPIALILINSVKTRSAIFDGPMALPTAETLTLVGFQKVLSGTHFLLYFGNSLVVTLGSLVLIVLFGAMAGWALSEYKFPGNRVLNFFLAIGIMIPIRLGTVSILQLIVALDLINTRTALILVYTAQGLPLAVMILSEFIRQIPTELKDAARCDGVGEIAIFFQVILPLIRPAIATVAVFTMIPAWNDLWFPLILAPGEDTRTVTLGVQQFIGQYATDWNSVLAALSMAVIPILLLYVAFSRQLIRGLTSGAVK; from the coding sequence ATGCCTACTTCTTCCACACCCTACACCGGACAAGCCTCGCCGGCCGCGCCGCCGACGCTGGCGCAGCGCAGCTTCGGCGCGGCCGGCCACCTCTGGGTGCACTTCGTGCTGTGCATCTACGCGGTGATCGCGCTGTTCCCGATCGCGCTGATCCTGATCAACTCGGTCAAGACCCGCAGCGCCATCTTCGACGGCCCGATGGCGCTGCCCACCGCCGAGACCCTGACCCTGGTGGGCTTCCAGAAAGTGCTCTCGGGCACCCACTTCCTGCTCTACTTCGGCAACAGCCTGGTGGTCACGCTGGGTTCGCTGGTACTCATCGTGCTGTTCGGCGCGATGGCCGGATGGGCGCTGTCGGAATATAAATTCCCCGGTAACCGCGTGCTCAACTTCTTCCTGGCCATCGGCATCATGATCCCGATCCGGCTGGGCACGGTTTCCATCCTGCAGTTGATCGTGGCGCTGGACCTGATCAACACGCGGACCGCGCTGATCCTGGTCTACACCGCCCAGGGCCTGCCGCTGGCGGTGATGATCCTGTCCGAATTCATCCGCCAGATCCCGACCGAGCTGAAGGACGCCGCGCGCTGCGACGGCGTGGGCGAGATCGCCATCTTCTTCCAGGTGATCCTGCCGCTGATCCGCCCGGCCATCGCCACCGTGGCGGTGTTCACCATGATCCCGGCGTGGAACGACCTGTGGTTCCCGCTGATCCTGGCGCCCGGCGAAGACACCCGCACCGTCACCCTGGGCGTGCAACAGTTCATCGGCCAGTACGCCACCGACTGGAATTCGGTGCTGGCCGCGCTGTCGATGGCGGTGATCCCGATCCTGCTGCTGTACGTGGCGTTCTCGCGCCAGCTGATCCGCGGCCTGACGTCCGGCGCCGTGAAGTAA
- a CDS encoding ABC transporter substrate-binding protein, whose product MHNTKKAGGFPFVKKLMASATCAGALAMAMAGGHAQAGNLTIESWRVDDLQLWQDVLIPAFQKKNPGITVKFSPTAPTEYDSSLAARLAGGTAGDLVACRPFDVSLSLYNKGHLEKLDGKSGMEFFAPAAKTAWQSDDGKDTFCMPIASVIHGFFYNTKIFKELNLEPPKTEAEFFKLLDAVKANGKYTPLVMGTSEQWESHQVLFTGIGPNYWKGEEGRKALISGKAKFTDPQFVAAWEYEAKLAQYLPKGASAQTYSDSQNMFALGRGAVYPAGSWDIAYFNGKLDMGAFPPPVPKAGDACYISDHNDIGMGVNKKSKNKEDAYKFLAWLGSQEFADLYTNKVTGFFSLSNHLISVKDPIAKQMIGWRKGCASTIRVNSQILNRGTPSMENEMWNVNAQVLNGKLTPKDAAAKIQAGFAKWYKPQQ is encoded by the coding sequence ATGCACAACACCAAGAAGGCGGGCGGGTTCCCGTTCGTGAAAAAACTGATGGCCTCGGCCACCTGCGCCGGCGCGCTGGCCATGGCGATGGCCGGCGGCCATGCCCAAGCCGGCAACCTGACCATCGAAAGCTGGCGGGTGGACGACCTGCAGCTGTGGCAGGACGTGCTGATCCCGGCATTCCAGAAAAAGAACCCCGGCATCACCGTGAAGTTCTCGCCCACCGCGCCCACCGAATACGACTCCAGCCTGGCCGCGCGCCTGGCCGGCGGCACCGCCGGCGACCTGGTGGCCTGCCGCCCGTTCGACGTCTCGCTGTCGCTGTACAACAAGGGCCACCTGGAAAAGCTGGACGGCAAGTCCGGCATGGAATTCTTCGCGCCGGCAGCCAAGACCGCCTGGCAGAGCGACGACGGCAAGGACACCTTCTGCATGCCGATCGCCTCCGTGATCCATGGCTTCTTCTACAACACCAAGATCTTCAAGGAACTGAACCTGGAGCCGCCCAAGACCGAGGCGGAATTCTTCAAGCTGCTCGACGCCGTCAAGGCCAACGGCAAGTACACGCCGCTGGTGATGGGCACCTCCGAGCAATGGGAATCGCACCAGGTGCTGTTCACCGGCATCGGCCCCAACTACTGGAAGGGCGAGGAAGGCCGCAAGGCGCTGATCTCGGGCAAGGCCAAGTTCACCGATCCGCAATTCGTGGCGGCCTGGGAATATGAAGCCAAGCTGGCGCAGTACCTGCCCAAGGGCGCCTCGGCGCAGACCTACAGCGACAGCCAGAACATGTTCGCGCTGGGCCGCGGCGCGGTCTACCCGGCCGGCTCCTGGGACATCGCCTACTTCAACGGCAAGCTGGACATGGGCGCCTTCCCGCCGCCGGTGCCCAAGGCCGGCGACGCCTGCTACATCTCGGACCACAACGACATCGGCATGGGCGTGAACAAGAAATCCAAGAACAAGGAAGACGCCTACAAGTTCCTGGCCTGGCTGGGTTCGCAGGAGTTCGCCGACCTCTACACCAACAAGGTCACCGGCTTCTTCTCGCTGTCCAACCACCTGATCTCGGTGAAGGATCCGATCGCCAAGCAGATGATCGGCTGGCGCAAGGGTTGCGCCTCGACCATCCGCGTGAACTCGCAGATCCTCAACCGCGGCACCCCGAGCATGGAAAACGAGATGTGGAACGTCAACGCCCAGGTCCTGAACGGCAAGCTCACTCCCAAGGATGCGGCCGCCAAGATCCAGGCCGGATTCGCCAAGTGGTACAAGCCGCAACAGTAA
- a CDS encoding AraC family transcriptional regulator, which translates to MTLQRLNQKIAQASLISGDDPPLVALAGRQADARESGPHHHATGQLIGLLSGLLSVRTRMGAWVLPTTRAVWIPPSHLHAARSHGPFEGWAVYVAAEACGGLPRQPQVIEMTALLREAVLRAAEWDIGPLRPDQKRVAGVILDEIGASAADTFMLPMPQDVRLQRIAGALVERPDDARTLEQWAQWAHLAPRTLSRRFVDETGLSFTAWRQRARLLRALELLAAGESVTAIALELGYDNASAFIALFRRTFGVTPGRYLAANLPRI; encoded by the coding sequence ATGACTTTGCAACGGCTGAACCAGAAAATTGCCCAGGCCTCGCTCATCAGCGGCGACGATCCGCCATTGGTGGCGCTTGCCGGCCGCCAGGCCGATGCCAGGGAGTCGGGGCCGCACCACCACGCCACGGGGCAACTGATCGGACTGCTCTCAGGCCTGCTGAGCGTGCGCACCCGCATGGGCGCCTGGGTGCTGCCGACCACGCGCGCCGTGTGGATCCCGCCGTCGCACCTGCATGCCGCGCGTTCGCATGGGCCGTTCGAGGGCTGGGCCGTCTACGTGGCGGCGGAGGCTTGCGGCGGCCTGCCGCGACAGCCGCAGGTGATCGAGATGACGGCCCTGTTGCGCGAGGCCGTGCTGCGCGCCGCCGAGTGGGATATCGGGCCGCTGCGGCCGGACCAGAAGCGGGTGGCGGGCGTGATCCTGGACGAGATCGGCGCCTCCGCCGCCGATACCTTCATGCTGCCCATGCCGCAGGACGTTCGCCTGCAGCGCATCGCCGGCGCCCTGGTCGAGCGGCCCGACGATGCCCGCACGCTGGAGCAATGGGCGCAGTGGGCGCACCTCGCGCCGCGCACGCTGAGCCGCCGCTTCGTCGACGAGACCGGATTGAGTTTCACCGCCTGGCGCCAGCGCGCGCGGCTGCTGCGCGCCCTGGAGTTGCTGGCCGCCGGCGAATCGGTGACCGCGATCGCGCTGGAGCTGGGCTACGACAATGCCAGCGCCTTCATCGCGCTGTTCAGGCGCACCTTCGGCGTCACGCCCGGGCGCTATCTGGCGGCGAATCTTCCCAGGATCTGA
- a CDS encoding PaaI family thioesterase: MNDIKQRIAASFAAQGLMATLGAQLASVEDGEVRIELPFSRHLSQQQGFHHAGATTTILDNACGYAALTRAPAGCEVVTVEFKVNFVRPAIGERFVAIGRVQNAGRSLAVCSGEVLAHAGGAAKVVALMQATMAYVAA; this comes from the coding sequence ATGAACGACATCAAGCAACGCATCGCCGCCAGTTTTGCCGCCCAGGGTTTGATGGCCACCCTGGGAGCGCAGCTGGCCTCGGTGGAAGACGGCGAGGTCAGGATAGAACTGCCGTTCTCCCGCCACCTGTCGCAGCAGCAGGGCTTCCATCATGCCGGCGCGACCACCACCATCCTCGACAACGCCTGCGGCTACGCGGCGCTGACGCGCGCTCCGGCCGGCTGCGAGGTGGTCACCGTGGAGTTCAAGGTCAACTTCGTGCGGCCGGCCATCGGCGAGCGCTTCGTCGCCATCGGCCGCGTGCAGAACGCCGGTCGCTCGCTGGCGGTGTGCAGCGGCGAAGTGCTGGCGCATGCCGGCGGCGCGGCCAAGGTGGTGGCGCTGATGCAGGCCACCATGGCCTATGTCGCCGCCTAG